The following coding sequences are from one Lolium rigidum isolate FL_2022 chromosome 6, APGP_CSIRO_Lrig_0.1, whole genome shotgun sequence window:
- the LOC124662601 gene encoding protein DMP10-like, producing MASSSSPIVIHIPPQTNNGEITAGTAPTTPKDAGASTTTAPTAAPAATDKVMSSVANLAQLLPTGTVLAYQALAPSFTNHGKCETSNQWLTAALVLVLTASCLFFAFTDSVLGRDQKLYYGVATLSGFNVFNFSSEEEKQAFGADEFRRLRIRPLDFMHAFFTAVVFLTVAFSDVGLQNCFFPNAGKNTEELLKNLPLGMAFLSSFVFLIFPTKRKGIGYNDTTPKQKVK from the coding sequence ATGGCATCTTCTTCGTCGCCCATCGTCATCCACATACCTCCGCAGACCAACAACGGCGAGATAACGGCCGGAACGGCCCCCACCACTCCGAAGGACGCCGGCGCCTCCACCACCACTGCTCCTACAGCTGCCCCGGCGGCGACGGACAAGGTCATGTCCAGCGTCGCGAACCTCGCGCAGCTCTTGCCGACGGGCACGGTGCTGGCGTACCAGGCGCTGGCGCCGTCCTTCACCAACCACGGCAAGTGCGAGACCTCCAACCAGTGGCTCACCGCGgcactcgtcctcgtcctcaccgCCAGCTGCCTCTTCTTCGCCTTCACCGACAGCGTCCTCGGCCGCGACCAGAAGCTCTACTACGGCGTCGCCACGCTGAGCGGCTTCAACGTTTTCAACTTCTCCAGCGAAGAGGAGAAGCAGGCCTTCGGTGCGGACGAGTTCAGGAGGCTCCGCATCCGCCCGCTGGACTTCATGCATGCCTTCTTCACGGCGGTCGTCTTCCTCACCGTGGCGTTCAGCGACGTGGGGCTGCAGAACTGCTTCTTCCCCAACGCAGGCAAGAACACCGAGGAGCTGCTGAAGAACCTGCCGCTGGGCATGGCGTTTCTGTCAAGCTTTGTGTTCCTTATCTTCCCTACTAAAAGGAAGGGCATCGGATACAACGACACAACTCCTAAGCAGAAGGTCAAGTAA